The segment ttcatttcagtaaatttatttctttcaatgtGGATCTGGACTAATGCATTAGTGATTCAGGATCGCTCATCTTACCTTCCTTATTAGCAGCAGATAATTGCATTTTTGTACgtttaaacaagaaaatggcTATTTTAAGGGTGTACTTTCTTTCCTATAAATAAAGGAATGGTTTCTGGTCTGTTCCATTTTACGCCACTTGATTTAGTCTGAAGGTGGTGCTTGGAGGATGAATAACTAATTGATAGTGAGTTTACTTGACAGCGTGTCTAGAAAAGCAAGTTAGTGATCTGCAAGCTATTTCTTTGTGCAGGTTTCTCAGTTACGGCATGAGCTTTCCATGAAAGATGAGCTGCTCCAGTTCTATACCAGTGCTGCTGAAGAAAGTGAGCCAGAGTCCATCTGTTCCACCCCGTAAGTCACCAATCTGCAACACTGAACCTTTCTCTAGTATTAAGCAGGGGTAGTTTGGATGGTTTTCATAGCTCTGAATGGTAGTACAATGATCTCTGTATGGGCTGGACTTGTAAATGGAACTCTGAATTTGGTGCATGGCACCAGCTGGAAAGATTTGCACGGAACTATATCTGGCTATTCTGTTGCAAACAAGAGTCAGGAGGGGAAAGTAGATAAGAAGGCTGCAGATACAGCACTGTGACTTTCACAGGAACTGTATCACTGTGGATGTGAGGCCAACAGTGATTCATTCCATCTACAGTACCCCGCTGCTCCACATCCCTTTTGCACACTGTTCTAGAACGTCCCATGTGTGTGAGGAACCTGAGGCCACAGTGAAAAATGCCATGCTGTTTTCAATAGCAGGAGGAAGAAATTAAGCATGACTTGTATTGCGTGTTCCAGGCAATTAGCTGGTTGAACAACATTGCAGGCTTTGAGGGGCTGTCTGCCCTTGCTTGCAAAGTTGTTGCTGCATTCTGGTGAAGCATGTGCAGCATTAATCATGGAGCTATTAAATTGCTATGGtaaagttgtttcttttctcatagTCTTGGTGTATTTCATGTGGCTCTGGCTGTTTGAGACCTCTGTTCAGCCTATTTTCTTGTGACATTGGCCATGGTGCAGGTAAAAATGAGTTaaaacttgctgtttttttttctttttttaaatcaaggcTGAAGAGGAATGAATCTTCCTCCTCTGTCCAGAACTACTTTCACTTGGATTCTCTTCAGAAGAAACTCAAGGACCTTGAAGAAGAGAATGTTGTGCTTAGATCTGAGGTGAAACTGCACACTTTGTGTTTCGCTTAATACAGTTGTTCAATTGTTTAAATGCTAGAACACGGGTAGTGAGAAGTGTGTATTAAAAGCTTTGGAAACATCTAATGAAGAGTATGTAATTCCATGAGTGACAAAGTTCTCCTTGTAGTTATTTAATCACTATTCTTTATTCTTCCTAAATGAAGGAAAGACTGAAACATAGGAGCTCCATGAAGCGACATTCCTAGCAGTCTCCTTGCCAGCAGAGTGTGCTAGAGTGTACGGCATGGTTGTCTCACCTCTTGTCTTGCCTGGGCCACGCTGAGTGAAGGGGAATTGTCTAGGGCCTTGTCTAGGAAAATTGCTCtaaaagtagtgcctcctaactatttccatggaaactacaaccaACAGAAAGAGCGCAGTAATACTTTTTGatagaaaattctcagctacagaagaCTTTTTTCAGTatagtcaccactgttagctatgcattttcaccagatgaacaagagcctgtgtgcTGCACTTGTAACagtctgcaccagtggaggtgacccactgatgaaatacaccacccaccgcctcactgtgctcacatccactgtttagtctccataaactttcagcaagtgtcagtgaatgtcagtgggtgcaatttttttctgcatggagattTTCATGGAAATTTTCACACATTTGCTTCagacacacttccatgtcagacaccatttcttcaggctgcccctcttgctgccatctgttacatgGCAGCAACATGTTATGGGgtattggtggaaaggttcagcttttactgccgtaccaccaacatccacctctgacatcatggacCAATGTCATAAAAcaggagcagccctcataaaataaataatatactTAATGTATATGAATAACCACACTTAATTTAGTTCTTAATGttctttattaaaacatttaaaaggagagcaacaaaaacatatgTCTAGTGGagtatttctttttgtgaaatTTTTATTCTCAGGCATAAGGAAGTTCTCAAGTGGTTTTGAAATCTGCCTTGAAGAACTGACCCAATAGCCATGGATGACTTTAGCTGTAGATCTGAAGTTTTCAGGCTGACTTGGTctctctgttaaaaaaaattcagtgcttGTCAAAGTATAAATTGCTAGGCAAAATTTGCATTAAATATCTTCAGTTGTTTTTTCACCTCAGactgttaatattttaagattGTGACTTTCTTGCCTTTTATGTGTGGTAGAATTGATATCCCTATTTATCCCTAATTGAATATCTAATCAAgaattttatattaattttcaaTACTACCTTTAAACTTTGGGAGCATATTACCAGTTTGCAAACAAGTAGCAAAGTATGGTGGATGAAATACTTATGGGCTAGGAATCAATGTATGAAAACATGGTATCTTTACTGTTTTCTACTGCAAATGTAGGGCCCATTGAAGATAGGTAGGTGTCACACCTTTGGATAAGTCACCATGTATGGGAGAATGCTGTACTGAGTTGTCACATAAGGAAGATGAGCAGTAGATACAGTAAAGGTAGGGTTAGAGTTGAGAGGAACACTGTTTTAGGATGTAATAGGAAAGCCTTGTTATAGAGTAACTTCCCTTATAGAGAAgtgcagtctgtgccactgaGCACAGTGTGCAACCAAATCCACAGCCTCCGAGtcttttcagctttcagtgcCTTCTGTGTGTCTATGCATTGGATATACATTACAGGCTCATCAAGGTGGTGCCAGACAGAGCCAGCTGGCTGGAGGGGAAAAGACAAATCAAGAAAGGAGGCAACACTAAGGTTTTATGTGGAGTATACAGTTACAGTGGTAGGAATTTTCAACTATGGTCTGatggttttccttttaatttcaaGTATTTAAATTGTGCATTTCATTAGATACCTACCTTTGTTAAGGTGACGAGATAAAAGCTTTGCATATGTGGTTTTTGTATGCTtagggctttttattttttaaatgtaaagtaCACAGGTGACATCTTGTGGAGATGAGAGGGTACTGGTGCAACTTTATGCAGTAGCATCTCTAGAGTGTTCACCTGGCCCGTTTATCCAGAACATAAAGGAGGGCAGGcaaaaactgttatttttttccactgtcttCTTGGAGGAGTGATTAGAAAAGCTTGTCTTTCTGAAGCAGATGGAAATGCAGCAGCATGCTGACAGAGAGCAAACATGCTAATGTAGCATATTTCTTGTGGATTTCTTGAATAGGCCTGTCAACTGAAGACTGAAACAATTACTtatgaggaaaaagaacaacagctTGTCAATGACTGTGTAAAAGAGCTAAGTatgtctttttattattttaagatcTTATTTGAGGttgtttggtttaaaaaaaggaaaaaaaaaaaacaaaacaactgcatCAGATCAGTCAGTCATTTATTCCTGCAGCACTTATTGTCGTTATATAAGTGGTTGTGGGAAGAAAATTTCAGCTGATTTATTACAGCCAGAATTTTCTGCTGTAAGATAAATCTTTCTCAGGTGCAAAACAGTTTTGCATAGAAAATGTTAGTGTTAGGGAAAGGACAATCTCCTATGCAATATGAGCACTTTGTgtctttctggttttgtgtcctaccattttttccaaaaacattACTGCATTCTGGGGAAGGATTCTGCTGAGTCAAGTGACGTTCTGAAAGAACATCTTTCTTCTTACTTCTCTGCCTTTGCATATTGTAATGGTGATTGTAATCGCTTATCTTAAAGGGGATGCAAACATACAGATTGCCAATATCTCCGAGGAGTtagcaaagaaaactgaagatgcTGCCCGGCAGCAGGAAGAAATCACCCATCTTCTCTCTCAGATTGTGGATCTGCAGAAAAAGGCCAAAGCTGTAAGGAATCCACTTACAGGATCAATGCTGTGATTTGCTACTGTTGTTAACTGGCAGATAAGCTACAATTCATAAATGCTAGCGCCTAAAGGGGATTTTGAACCTCCTTTCTGGATGTCATTGTTTATATTTAGTATAGATCATTCTTTACTAGAAAGCATATATATGTTAAAAATGCTTATGTTAAATATCAAATACATtaagtacatttattttcagtattaaatAAAATTCTGCACTGAACTTCAGTAAAACAGGAGTATCAGTGCAAGTATCTCAGTGAGCAGGTAGTCCTTAGTATTGAGGTCTTGAGGGATTCATTTTGCAGAGTATAGGCTTATGCTGGGTACACTTGTGTTAACATTTTGTAATGGTGtgtaaatgttttttaactAAATGGTATAGGCTAATATTGCTGCAAAGAGAGTCTTGAGAAAAGTTAGAATTTTCCTATTTACTTGTAGTATATGATATAAACATTAGAGATACTGAGATGTTTTGACCTGCGGTAATGTTTCTTGACATATTTTAGTGTGCAGTTGAAAATGAAGAACTTGTTCAGCACTTGGGAGCAGCTAAAGATGCCCAGAGACAGCTCACAGCAGAGGCAAGTACACTGCTTAGTATTAGAATAATTTAGTAGTAGGGCAGTGGGTGTTTGCTTTAACATGGGAGTTTTAACGTAAGCTGGatcagaagcattaaaaaatgtttctcatatatatgcatatgaaTGAAGTAATTTTACTGTTCCCAAAAGAGATCAGAACTTTTCTTACTGTTCTTTCTAGTTTAAATGGCACATATTTTGAAAAACTGAGGCTTATGGGCTGTTTAAAAACCCCTTTGGAGGGTACCTTCTCTAGGCTGGTAAGCCAGGCTTATCCTGAATAGTGAGATAGCATGGAAGAGCTCATTTGTAGTGTATTTGTTCAGTGAGCAAACCAAAGACAGTCCAGAATTGCTGTCTGTCTTCTAGGTACTCCACTTACATGGGCAGAAGagacaaaacagaatgaaaaaagcCTGATCCTCTTATGGTGTGTCTAACACTTGGACTACCTTGCATCAAAGATAGGAATGCTCAGTGAAGCGTTTCCCACTGGTAGTCCTTTTGGATTTGCAGTGCTCCACAAAGATTGAGCCCATGCTTTTCCACTGGAGTCTCTGCTTCTAAGCAAAGTAGCTCATTTTTATGAAACTTGTAGGACTGCAGTATTTCCGGCTTCTGCCTCTTTGCCCAGCTTTGTTGAAGTGACTGATGAACTGAAAAACCATGAGGGTGTGCAGACATCTGCATTCGCACACAGAGTGATTACATATGGTGTGTTTTTTGAGAAGGTCAAGCTATAAATAAGGCATGGTGTTAGGCTGTTGGAagttatgtaaatatatatgtaagtcTTGGTTTAAAAATTCTTTGGTCTTTTGGGACACTGTGCAGtatcttgttcttttttcatgCTGTTTGCCACTGTGGTCGTCATGATGATAATCAGGCAAATAAGAACTGTTGCAGATGGTCGGACTAAACATACATTTAGCTCCATATCTTTTCTTTGACAATTCCTTCATCTAGATAGAGAAGATAGGAACTGGGGCCACTaattccttctcctcccttatTAATCATCAGCCTAAAACTTTACATATTCCCTTTCTGTTACTAATCAATGctattcattattttcagtgataGGAAATTGACCCTTCAgagttattttcctttataaTAGGATATTCTTCCTTACACTATTATTCTTAGTAGTGTTAAAACAGTTTATGGTCTTTTCATGACTATAGTGCAGATCACAAGGTCTTAGGCTGTTTTCTCAATGTTGTAGTTGCGTGAGCTGGAAGACAAGTATGCAGAGTGCATGGAAATGCTTCATGAGGCTCAAGAAGAGCTGAAAAACCTTAGGAACAAGACTATGCCAAATGCTGTTTCACGTCGGTACCACTCCCTCGGCCTCTTCCCTATGGTAAGTagatctaaggaaaaaaaaaaaaaaacatttcagaaaacaactgAACAAATGTGAATGTTTACATCTGAATTACATCCCCAAGGATGAGATGCAGACAGGACCATGGGTGTAATATGTATATGTAGTGTTACAGTATACCTGAGTGCTTGACGCTGCAtgttttgttctgaaacagTGGTGCTGTGTAGTTGGTAGTTTTCACTGTGGTATTACGTGGAACCTTAAGTTGACCGGGCTGTATGTCATGGGTAGAACAGTATGCATCTCATGTATGGTGGGGCCTGGTTTTCAGTAGGAGCTTCCTCGTTTTCTTATATATCTTTGGAGATGTAACTTCTTGATAACATAACTGATGGCTCATGGATGTGGCATCCTTCTCATCACTTGTGCTGTACCCTCTATTTCTTCAGTAACTGTATATGCTACATAGACATCCTCATTTTAGTGATACTGAAAATTCATTGATGGAATAGTTGTTGTTAATGTGTACTATGATAATGCCAGTTATGGAGATCTCTCTGGTTCTATCaacattatttaattaattgCATTTGATTATGACATTGTACGTTTTAAGCGTGGAGAATATGCAGTACCCTTAACCAAATGTGAGAGTGGATAAAAACATCTAGGAATGTTCAGTGCCTAGTTTCATTTGCCTGTGTATCTCTAAAATAGTTTCATTACTTCTTAAGGCATTGGTACCAATGAAATTTCTTTTGAGTTTCATTAATGTAATTAAACAACAGAATCTACTCTGCCCTCCTTGTCTTTAGCCATGCCTCATCTTAACTGCCGAGAAAGAACACAAATAGGTTGGTTTATGCTCACAAGAAGGAAACTACCTTGCTTTTTCAGTCCCTTCCAAGGTGGAGCATAGGCCAGTTTAAAGTGCAGACCTTTAATATTGTAACTTGTATTTGCACAAATACAATTTGAAAGCTGAGAAAAGTATACTTGTGCTCAGATATATTTGTGCGTTTTGAATAAAGATGGTTTTCAAATGTTGGTTCAGGGAACCTGGCATTTAGACTTCACTACATTTAGGCAGTAATGCATACTGACCAGCAGTGGAGAACTGATCACCTTTAACCCTATAGGGGAAGTATATTAACGTTTCATTCCCAGAACTCTTTTTCTGTGGGTCAGTGGGTAATGCtgtaagagaaaataatattttctggtggttttaaacagaaagaaattaagcaaaacattttacatGAAAGGAAGTTGTCATGGCAAAGGGAATTTACTCTTAAAAGCTGGATGACCTGGAATCTGTTGTTGCCTGTACTGTTCTTTCAAGATTTTTGTCAGATGTTATCATGTCTCCTCAGATGGTGAGATCTGTAACAGTATGAAGCTAAGCTGTAACTTGTCACCTATTTAAGTATATTCATTATATTCATTGTGAATATATTTAGTATATTCGGTATATTCATTAGTCTTCTAGCTTTCCagtctattttcatttttaaacctttttttttttttctggaatgacAATTTACTTTAGTTAGGTATTTTATAGAACTAATCaattgttttctgcagtgacaACACCTTAATACTAAgatctttattttacttttgtaCTTGTCTTTACCAGGATTCTTTGGCAGCAGAGATAGAAGGGTCAATGAGGAAGGAGCTGCATCTAGATGAACCTGACTCTCCTGACTTGGCGTATGACTGAAAAGAATTGGTTCCTAATTGATTGTTTATATCTGGAGCTAATTAGTTTTtgttaagaaaggaaaagacaggATATAGTTGAGCTGGAGGTTTAGAactaaatatttctggaaaagcATTAGtgacagagggaaagaaaaacaaattatctgGTTATTAGGatggttatatatatatacatatatatatatatatttgttaagCTACCGTAAGAAAACCTAGAGGTTTTTCCTTGCCTCGTGAAATTTTTATACTCATTCTTGAGTGCTGAAAACATGGTTCTGAGAATGAAAAAGATGGGTTTTCTTGTGTGTTACCGTGCTGGGTTTTGTCATTTAATGTTCAGGGGATGAGTTCAGTTCCTTAAGTTCTCTTTTCAGATATTAGAGCAGAAGTTACAAAGTAATTATTGATCTAATCCAATTTTTAGAGAGGGAACATCAATGTAGACAGGGATTTGGAGTGGTTGTGTACTTACAGTCTGATGCCAATTACACCTGCGTAAATTAGTTAGCTCACATTTTGCTAATGCTCTCTTGAATTAAACGAGAGTGGTTTGAAACAAGTTAAATACTTACTAAGGCCCAAAATCTAAAGTTAGCTACAGCTTGGCAGAAAAGGCTTTATTGATGTAAGTTGAATGTGTACTCCAACAGGTTTATCTTGTGTAATTGAACAAAGCATGGTCTGGTTTATTTGAAACAGTTTAATCCTAATTAGGGGGTCTTTAAAGCTTTTACCTTTTTTGACCTGTCATTTTATGAAGAAAGGACTAGCCACTTCCAAGAAACCTTCCAAGTGTATTTACAGACAGTCTGATATATActtaagcatttcagaaaaagagtCAAGAACTGTAAATGAGGCTTTGACGGGGAAGTGTTGGTTAGAGAAGTGTAAGGTGGAAAAGATGTGAGCATGCTCAAAACTCCGTAGGATCCTTTTGTCCTACCAGAGTAATCTAACTTAAGAATAGTTTCTTTAGGAATTCTTTTATATTGCTATGGATATACCAAAGAACAACACCTCTTTTAGGTATAATAGCTTTCATgggtttcatttatttgctcAGCAGTGAAAACTCTGTGGGACATTTTGTTGATAGATGCTCTTAGATTCATCCTCTTACAGACAAACAGCTACAGTCTTGGAGCCTGCACACGAAGGGTGCAACTGTTGAATACTCATGGACAGGATAGAAATCTGAATGACACTGAATAGTGAAAGGCATGGTGTCCTTGTTATACCACTGCAGTGTTAGCTTTAAGCTGGAAGGGATGGGCTGTTCTGTTGTTCAGCCATTGttgaaatgtaaaacaaagcagtagTACTTTTGCAccagaaaaaaattgtctttcACTTAATTTATGCTAATATTTGGGGGTATCCATCCACATAATTCTCCAGGAATCTGCCTAAAATATTCTAGCATGATGTAAGTGTTATGTTGATGGATTGAATGTGATGGCCAGACTGTAATGAAGATGGGATCCTACGTGTACTCTTATACAGATACTATAAAGGAAAAGTTATTTAGTGGAGCTGTGGTAGGGTCATTCACAAATTGTTACCTGTTTATCTGGTTTTTAAGGTATTAAGTGATTATTAACTTCGTGTGTATGTCTTACCAGTCATCAGAAGCGGGTCTTCGAGACAGTGAGAAATGTTAACCAAGTTGTCAAGCAAAGATCCATGACTCCATCGCCAATGAATATCCCAGGCTCCAACCAGTCTTCTGCGATGAACTCGCTCATTTCCAGCTGTATCAGCACTCCACGTTCCAGTTTCTATGGGGGAGACATCTCTAACATTGTGATAGACAACAAGACCAACAGCATCATCCTAGAGACAGACTCTGAGAATGGGTCAGTACTGTGGCACTTggctttgtgggtttttttgtttgttttgttttttgttcttaattctGACATAGAGGCGAGgagtttctcttttcatctaATATCATGCAGCTATCTTCAAATGTTACTTTTTGTGCTTTCAGTTCTTCAACGCTCATGCTTTTTGAAAGCACTGTGTATCAGTTTCTGCAATTTGCACCTCTTTGGAAATGCATCATCACTGGATGACATAAAACCACACATTCTCTTCGCAGATGTGGAACTTAGgtttaattgcatttttgtaGTTTTACATTAATGCTATAGAATTCTGACCTAAGTTGCAGCTGCAGCTAACTCTTCTGATCTTAAATAAAGTGGTGGGATGTGTAGGTGGATGTTGGAAACCTACTATGAAAACTTATGAAGGAAACCAGCTAGTAGGTAGAACGTTACTTTCCAGCTACTTGTCTCTTCCCTCAGTGTAGCTCCAGCTTATGCTTCATACACGTTATAAAAAAACTACTTAACGTCTCAAAACAAGCAGTGAATCTTTATCATCATATTATGCTTGTGTGACTTACTGTCCCTAAAGGACTTGGCCTTCTCACTTGAGTTTGTATAATCATAAGAGAGAGACTAGTAAACATCTCTCAGTTCTTAGTATGAGGAGGTTCTTAGCTAAAGTGAAGCTTTCCCAGCCAGGAACTGggtttcaaaatgtttttgatgttaaaagagagaaaatattggTGTTTGCCTTAGAGCAGCTCACTTGAAGTGTGGTAAGTTGTTTCCAAGCATAGTAATCTGAATGTCTCAAAACTGTCATGTGAAAACTTTAAGTTtctgaaataatcttttttcccACCcccacctttttcttttttctttttttttttttttgtcccattATGCTGTAGGAATGAAGACAGAATGAAGAAGCCCGGAACTCCGGGGACACCAGGCTCCAGTGACCTAGAGACTGCCCTTCGCAGGCTGTCCCTTAGGCGGGAGAATTACCTCTCGGAGCGGAAGTTCTTTgaagaagagcaggaaaggaagTTGCGGGAACTGGCAGAAAAGGGTGAACTCCGTAGTGGTTCCATTACTCCCACAGAAAGCATCATGTCTCTGGGAACTCACTCCAGATTTTCAGAATTCACTGGATATTCAGGAATGTCTATCAGCAGTCGCTCCTACCTACCAGAAAAGCTTCAGATTGTGAAACCACTAGAAGGTGATAACAAAGGGCCTCGGCCTTTATCTGTTCTTCTAAGTGACTCTTTGTGGTCTCTTATCCATTATCAGAAAGCAGGAAATCTTTGCAATACGTATTCTTTTTACTTTAGAGACAGCAATCCACGCTGTTGGTTTGAAATCTTTTAGCTACTACATTTTTCTACAAGCCTTAAAAATATTAGGAAACAAATCCAGCCAAGGGAATAAAATATTACAGGCCATACATGCATAAGCAGCACACTCTTACATATGAGCTAAATCTCAGTGTTGCTGTTTCATACTTAGAAAAGGAAGGTTTTTGTGTATCTGAAAATGGGTAACAGAGTATTAGTTCATCCGCTCTCATTTCTGTAGATGTCTGCAAAGACCTTTGCTTTGAATAGACCAGTTGGTTTAATAGGACTACATTTGTGATTAAAAATGACCTCTGCACTTTAATTGACTGAGTGGCCACATGAGTCTCTATGGCTTTGGTTTCACTTGTGAAATAGGGTTTTTAGCCAAATTTTCTCTACATATTGCTGTCAGGACTAGAGCTTAATTTCAGAGCAAAGTGCATTTCTATAGTCTGCCTAACAAAGCTGGTGGTACACAAGAGTAGTATAGTCAGCCTGGCTTTCTTCAGAACTCTCAGGTTGTTGCTGGCAGTGAAAATTGAGTAAATTCCTCCAGATCTTAAACAAAAGCCTATAGCACTGCAGAAATAACAGTAGTTATGTAATGTAgctttggtttctttctgttttggtcctccccccccttcctcaGAGAGAATTTTTGCGTTATATTATGTTGTCTGTGTCATTTGTTCATCTTTTTAgaaattttttgttttgcctaTAGGAAGTCTTTAGCAGAACACATACTCAGAAGCTAAAACCAACCCTTTTTGTGTCCTGAAGAAAGTACATGCTGTATCTGCCTATTCAAATGAAACTATAGCCATAGCATGAGTCCATGCTGTTTAGCAGATTGTAGTAGTTTGTTTA is part of the Gallus gallus isolate bGalGal1 chromosome 2, bGalGal1.mat.broiler.GRCg7b, whole genome shotgun sequence genome and harbors:
- the TRAK1 gene encoding trafficking kinesin-binding protein 1 isoform X7; this translates as MVKFWMGKAGSGKEECYADDQEQKGQKSRLCEADSSKEKEFYFCQPDPVSSAGPPDGSLYNPLKPAKLDATDLHDCTLAATVPPSELLNHAVQACDTGIHEEHYVSEAVEDDVPDCREYRDACTITDVCNSTNLPEVEIISLLEEQLPHYKLRADTIYGYDHDDWLHTPLISPDANIDLTTEQIEETLKYFLLCAERVGQMTKTYNDIDAVTRLLEEKERDLELAARIGQSLLKKNKSLTERNEFLEEQVEHIREEVSQLRHELSMKDELLQFYTSAAEESEPESICSTPLKRNESSSSVQNYFHLDSLQKKLKDLEEENVVLRSEACQLKTETITYEEKEQQLVNDCVKELRDANIQIANISEELAKKTEDAARQQEEITHLLSQIVDLQKKAKACAVENEELVQHLGAAKDAQRQLTAELRELEDKYAECMEMLHEAQEELKNLRNKTMPNAVSRRYHSLGLFPMDSLAAEIEGSMRKELHLDEPDSPDLAHQKRVFETVRNVNQVVKQRSMTPSPMNIPGSNQSSAMNSLISSCISTPRSSFYGGDISNIVIDNKTNSIILETDSENGNEDRMKKPGTPGTPGSSDLETALRRLSLRRENYLSERKFFEEEQERKLRELAEKGELRSGSITPTESIMSLGTHSRFSEFTGYSGMSISSRSYLPEKLQIVKPLEGSATLHHWQQLAQPHLGGILDPRPGVVTKGFRTLDLDLDEVYCLNDYEEDETGDISYKGLTTSTPVQHTETSVPHPGKCMSQTNSTFTFTTCRILHPSDELTRVTPRSCEKDEETALCRVMLRGNVGQTLGPSVQGP